A window from Pseudomonas campi encodes these proteins:
- the lapG gene encoding cysteine protease LapG produces MHSRSSSQGRAQRRPVAWLALGLSLGLLLGVAAKANWDFGVVIQNAEKRYGKLGVAKGRIEAWDELIQASANLSESEKLATVNRFFNRQFRFSDDIRNWRQEDYWATPVEALVKGAGDCEDYSIAKYFTLRRLGIPSEKMRITYVKALKYNQAHMVLTYYSSPSAVPLVLDNLIGEIRPASQRKDLLPVYAFNAEGLYLPGSNSKKSDSKKLSRWQDLLKKMRAEGFAVGEG; encoded by the coding sequence ATGCATTCTCGGTCGAGCAGTCAAGGACGAGCGCAGCGCCGCCCGGTTGCCTGGCTGGCGCTCGGCCTGTCGCTGGGCCTGCTGCTGGGTGTAGCCGCCAAGGCCAACTGGGACTTCGGCGTGGTCATCCAGAACGCCGAAAAACGCTACGGCAAGCTGGGTGTCGCCAAGGGCCGTATCGAGGCCTGGGACGAGCTGATCCAGGCCAGCGCCAACCTCTCCGAGAGCGAAAAGCTCGCCACGGTCAATCGCTTCTTCAACCGCCAGTTCCGCTTCTCCGACGACATCCGCAACTGGCGCCAGGAAGACTACTGGGCCACCCCGGTGGAAGCGCTGGTGAAAGGTGCGGGGGACTGCGAGGACTACTCCATCGCCAAGTACTTCACCCTGCGCCGCCTCGGCATCCCCAGCGAAAAGATGCGCATCACCTACGTCAAGGCCCTGAAGTACAACCAGGCACACATGGTCCTCACGTATTACTCAAGCCCCTCGGCAGTGCCCCTGGTGCTGGACAACCTGATCGGCGAAATCCGTCCGGCCTCGCAGCGCAAAGACCTCTTGCCGGTCTATGCCTTCAACGCCGAAGGGCTGTATCTACCGGGCTCCAACAGCAAGAAAAGCGATAGCAAGAAGCTCTCGCGCTGGCAGGATCTATTGAAGAAAATGCGCGCCGAAGGTTTCGCCGTTGGTGAGGGTTAG
- a CDS encoding tryptophan synthase subunit beta, whose protein sequence is MVYVLRDEDGRLLRVEHEPFEGMTETLAVESPELENWLTAREEVKSRLTSLKESDLELVRVLEDVVSLLVQKGVIRYTDLPEPARRKLDQRAVTRAEIEGLSGLLGDDEHQLI, encoded by the coding sequence ATGGTGTATGTGCTGAGGGACGAGGACGGGCGGCTGCTGCGGGTCGAGCACGAGCCTTTCGAGGGGATGACGGAGACCCTGGCGGTTGAAAGCCCGGAACTGGAAAACTGGCTGACGGCCAGAGAAGAAGTGAAGTCGCGCCTGACCAGCCTGAAAGAGTCAGACCTCGAACTGGTACGGGTACTGGAAGACGTGGTCAGTTTGCTGGTGCAGAAGGGCGTGATTCGCTACACCGACCTGCCCGAGCCGGCGCGGCGCAAACTCGATCAGCGGGCGGTGACCCGTGCCGAGATCGAAGGCCTGAGTGGCCTGCTGGGCGATGACGAGCATCAGTTGATTTGA
- a CDS encoding YbaN family protein, with the protein MPHRDIPQSRHRSVRYVLLAVGWLSVVLGVIGIFVPVLPTTPFLLLAAACFVRSSRRFYQWLVNHRHLGPWIRDYLEGNGIPLKGKVYAIGLMWLSIGLSCYLVPLPWARAFMLTSAVLVSFYILKQKTLPVR; encoded by the coding sequence ATGCCGCACCGCGACATCCCGCAAAGCCGCCACCGCAGCGTACGTTATGTATTGTTGGCGGTCGGCTGGCTGAGCGTGGTGCTGGGGGTCATCGGCATCTTCGTCCCGGTGCTGCCCACCACTCCGTTCCTGCTCCTGGCTGCCGCCTGCTTCGTGCGCAGTTCCCGGCGTTTCTACCAGTGGCTGGTCAACCACCGGCACCTCGGGCCGTGGATTCGTGACTATCTGGAAGGCAATGGCATTCCACTCAAGGGCAAGGTCTACGCCATCGGCCTGATGTGGCTGAGCATTGGCCTGTCCTGCTACCTGGTGCCGCTACCCTGGGCCCGCGCCTTCATGCTCACCAGCGCCGTGCTGGTCAGCTTCTACATCCTCAAACAGAAGACCCTGCCGGTTCGCTGA
- the lapD gene encoding cyclic di-GMP receptor LapD, giving the protein MSLLKQLFLAICLFLVVAFTGSFIAGVESSREQLLSQLRSHAQDAATALGLSMTPHIDDPAMIELMVSSIFDSGYFATIRVVSIPDEKVIVERRTTTTTENVPAWFVDIVDLEPQGGDALIMRGWEQAARVEVLSHPQFALAKLWDSAIGSLLWLLLCGIVSAILGGWLLRTQLRPLDNMVQQAQAISRREFLSLPKVPRTPELKRVVMAMNQMVDKLKNLFAEEAARSEKLREEAYQDSLTGLANRRLFDIRLADQLAVTEQNAEGYLIFLRVNDLGGLNQRIGGQKTDALISAIGDLLKRLLDEHGTPDWLASRSRGGEFTLLAPGLAGDDADRLAQELVEGLESLRQTGASDCTPVAHLGIAAFKPGEEPGSVISRADQALAQAQSNAGKPWERLDDFNAMPGQGLHDWRAWIDDALKQSKLQLYFQPVTQCADRNQPLHQKVLARLIDPQGEAVAAGRFLPWIERLGWAARFDLAMLEHSLAHLTQNPQPLALSLSAATLREPASLAKMLAILREHPEQGPLMTLELDERYLPPPAELEKLSQAVREAGFHLGLQHFGGRFSLIGNLTHLGLAYLKIDGTYIRAIDQEGDKRMFIEAIFRATNSIDLPLIGEMVETEGELAVLNELGIHGAMGRLIGPPAPWQG; this is encoded by the coding sequence ATGTCCTTGTTAAAACAGCTGTTTCTCGCCATCTGCCTATTCCTGGTAGTGGCCTTCACCGGCAGTTTCATTGCCGGGGTGGAGAGCTCGCGCGAGCAACTACTCAGCCAGCTGCGCTCCCACGCCCAGGACGCCGCCACCGCCCTCGGCCTGTCGATGACGCCGCATATCGATGATCCTGCGATGATCGAGCTGATGGTCAGCTCGATCTTCGACAGCGGCTACTTCGCCACCATCCGTGTAGTGAGCATTCCCGATGAAAAAGTCATAGTCGAACGCCGTACCACCACTACCACGGAGAATGTACCGGCCTGGTTCGTCGACATCGTCGATCTGGAGCCCCAGGGTGGCGACGCCCTGATCATGCGGGGCTGGGAACAGGCCGCGCGGGTCGAAGTGCTCAGCCATCCGCAATTCGCCCTGGCCAAACTATGGGACAGTGCCATTGGCAGCCTGCTCTGGCTGCTGTTGTGCGGCATCGTCAGCGCCATCCTCGGTGGCTGGCTGCTGCGTACCCAGTTGCGCCCTCTCGACAACATGGTGCAGCAAGCCCAGGCCATCAGCCGGCGCGAGTTCCTCTCGCTGCCCAAGGTGCCCCGCACCCCCGAGCTGAAGCGCGTGGTCATGGCCATGAACCAGATGGTCGACAAGCTGAAGAACCTGTTTGCCGAGGAAGCGGCGCGCAGCGAGAAACTGCGCGAAGAAGCCTATCAGGACAGCCTTACCGGCCTGGCCAATCGCCGCCTGTTCGATATCCGTCTGGCCGACCAACTGGCCGTTACCGAACAGAACGCCGAAGGCTATCTGATATTCCTGCGCGTCAACGACCTTGGCGGGCTCAACCAACGCATAGGCGGCCAGAAGACCGACGCCCTGATCAGCGCCATTGGCGACCTGCTCAAGCGCCTGCTGGATGAGCACGGCACCCCGGACTGGCTGGCCTCACGTAGCCGGGGCGGCGAATTTACCCTGCTCGCCCCTGGCCTGGCCGGCGACGATGCCGACCGCCTGGCCCAGGAATTGGTCGAAGGTCTGGAAAGCCTGCGCCAGACCGGGGCCAGCGACTGCACCCCGGTCGCCCACCTGGGCATTGCCGCCTTCAAGCCCGGCGAGGAGCCGGGCAGCGTGATCAGCCGCGCGGACCAGGCCCTGGCCCAGGCACAAAGCAACGCAGGCAAACCCTGGGAACGCCTGGACGACTTCAACGCGATGCCCGGTCAAGGCCTGCACGACTGGCGTGCCTGGATCGACGACGCGCTCAAACAAAGCAAGCTGCAACTCTACTTCCAGCCGGTCACCCAGTGCGCCGATCGTAACCAGCCGCTGCACCAGAAGGTACTCGCCCGCCTGATCGACCCACAGGGCGAAGCCGTCGCTGCGGGCCGCTTCCTACCCTGGATCGAGCGCCTGGGCTGGGCCGCGCGCTTCGACCTGGCCATGCTCGAACACAGCCTGGCGCACCTCACGCAGAACCCCCAGCCCCTGGCACTCAGCCTGTCTGCGGCAACCCTGCGTGAGCCAGCCAGCCTGGCGAAGATGCTCGCCATTCTCCGGGAGCATCCGGAACAGGGCCCACTCATGACCCTGGAACTGGACGAGCGCTACCTGCCGCCACCGGCAGAACTGGAAAAACTCAGCCAGGCCGTGCGTGAAGCCGGTTTCCACCTGGGCCTGCAGCACTTCGGCGGGCGTTTCAGCCTGATCGGCAACCTGACCCACCTGGGCCTGGCCTACCTGAAGATCGATGGCACCTACATCCGCGCCATCGACCAGGAAGGCGACAAGCGCATGTTCATCGAGGCCATCTTCCGCGCCACCAACAGCATTGACCTGCCGCTGATTGGCGAGATGGTGGAGACCGAAGGTGAACTCGCGGTGCTCAACGAACTGGGTATCCACGGCGCCATGGGTCGCCTGATCGGCCCACCCGCCCCCTGGCAGGGCTGA